GCGAGATGTAGGGCACCGAGTGGAAGACGCCGTCGAGGTGAAGCCGGATGACCAGGTTCGCGACCGCCGACGGATACTATTGATAGTAGTGATCCGGCGTCTGATTCTGATCGATGATCGTGCCGACGGTCGTCGCGGCCGCCCACACGCAGAACACGGCGACCGGAAACAGCACGTTGCTGAGCACGTCGAGCACTTCGTCTGCGAACGGCCTCCGGCGAGTGGTGCTCATGCCGGTGCGATTTTCGGCTGCGTGACACGCACCACCGCGATGCTCGCGAGATACAGCCCGAGCAGCGGAAGTGCCAGCAGGCCCATGGTCAACGGATTGCCGTCGGGAGCGGCGACGCCGGCGAGGACGCATATCACGACGGTCGCGTGGCGCCACTTGTCCGCGAGCATCTTCGCGTTCACCAAGCCGATGCTCGCGAGGATCGAAAGCACGATCGGAAGTTGGAACATGACCGCGAAGATGCCGAGCAAGACGGTGACGAAGCCGATGGTCGGCTCCAACTGATACGTGCCGACGAGGCCCGCCTGCTGCGTGAGGCTCAGAAGCGCGCGCAGAACGAACGGCAAGATGAGAAAGCCGCAAAATGCGATGCCGAGCGCGGACATGAAGAACGACGGGATCACGTACCATCCGATCCGGCCGCGGACGCGGCGATCGAGGGCGGGTGCGACAAACGCGTAGAGTTGATAGAGCACGACCGGCATGCCGGCCACGACCCCCGCGAGCAGCGAGAGCTTGATCTCTACCGTGATGATCTCTGCCGGCGAGAACACGTGCAATTGAATTCCGTTCAAGAAGCGCTGCTCGACCCAGTTGAGCATGCGCGGCATCAGCGGAAAGGCGACCGCTGAAATAACGACGACGGTGATGATCGAGATGAAGAGGCGGTTACGCAGCTCGGCGAGGTGCTGCGTGAACGTCATCTCGACGTCATCGACGAGCTTTTCTTCC
This genomic window from Candidatus Eremiobacteraceae bacterium contains:
- the tatC gene encoding twin-arginine translocase subunit TatC gives rise to the protein EEKLVDDVEMTFTQHLAELRNRLFISIITVVVISAVAFPLMPRMLNWVEQRFLNGIQLHVFSPAEIITVEIKLSLLAGVVAGMPVVLYQLYAFVAPALDRRVRGRIGWYVIPSFFMSALGIAFCGFLILPFVLRALLSLTQQAGLVGTYQLEPTIGFVTVLLGIFAVMFQLPIVLSILASIGLVNAKMLADKWRHATVVICVLAGVAAPDGNPLTMGLLALPLLGLYLASIAVVRVTQPKIAPA